A single region of the Vidua macroura isolate BioBank_ID:100142 chromosome 12, ASM2450914v1, whole genome shotgun sequence genome encodes:
- the TRIP4 gene encoding activating signal cointegrator 1 encodes MAAPSALLAWCVQHLRGDFGLDVGEDVVRYILSISNEDEIREYVVDLVQGTDGKKSWFVEELLSRWRKSAQPPSEPFPAYRKKDEASEVLRAGEQGKKGKRKGRNKQETLAYTEPCAHREEVKTPLDLAKAQESSSGVSSSSISSKKKPKYVSLYTREGQDRLAVLIPGRHACECLGQKHKLINNCLECGRIVCEQEGSGPCLFCGALVCTKEEQDILQRDSNKSQKLLKKLMAGAESSGNLDAISKGLLPQQEARLKSGLEMAVKHKDKLLEFDRTSVRRTQVIDDESDYFATDSNQWLSKQEREALQKREKELRELRHASRLAKKITIDFAGRQILEEDNNMAEYHSKLDETIAAMSCGALSEPARSPGAEMAPNSGVLVNPRLLQPAPLWVDQTGLLPQRKTVHSMEAGNESGSERNRLRIQDRELQEISDDGWCLSLHQPWASLLVRGIKRVEGRTWYTSHRGRLWIAATAKRPSPQEISELEATYRMLLRKDVEFPSDYPSGCLLGCVDVTDCLSQEQFQEQYPDLSQESGSPFVFICTNPQEMVLKFPIKGKHKIWKLDAKIHQGAKKGLMKQKAMG; translated from the exons ATGGCGGCGCCCAGCGCGCTCCTGGCCTGGTGCGTCCAACACCTGCGCGGGGACTTCGGGCTGGACGTGGGCGAGGACGTGGTGAG GTACATCTTGTCCATCTCAAACGAGGATGAGATCCGGGAGTATGTTGTTGACCTTGTTCAGGGCACCGACGGGAAGAAGAGCTGGTTTGTggaagagctgctgagcaggTGGAGGAAATCTGCCCAGCCGCCCTCCGAGCCCTTCCCCGCCTATCGGAAAAAGGACG AGGCTTCGGAAGTGCTGCGGGCTGGGGAGCAAGGGAAGAAGGGGAAGCGCAAAGGGCGGAACAAGCAGGAGACCCTGGCGTACACCGAGCCCTGTGCTCACAGGGAGGAGGTGAAAACCCCACTGGACCTGGCCAAG gcccaggagagcagcagtggagtCAGCAGCAGTAGCATTTCCTCTAAGAAGAAGCCCAAGTATGTCAGCCTGTACACGAGGGAGGGCCAGGACAGGCTGGCCGTGCTCATCCCGGGCCGCCACGCCTGTGAGTGCCTGGGCCAGAAGCACAAGCTCATCAACAACTGCCTGGAGTGCGGGCGCATTGTCTGTGAGCAGGAGGGCTCCGGGCCCTGCCTGTTCTGTGGGGCCCTG gTGTGCACTAAAGAAGAGCAGGACATTCTTCAGCGGGACTCCAACAAGAGCCAGAAGCTGCTGAAGAAGCTCATGGCAG GTGCCGAAAGTTCAGGGAATTTGGATGCCATAAGCAAAGGCTTGCTGCCTCAGCAGGAAGCGAGACTCAAATCAGGCCTGGAGATGGCTGTGAAGCACAAAGACAAGCTGTTGGAATTCGATAGGACAAG cGTGCGTCGGACCCAGGTCATTGATGACGAGTCAGATTACTTTGCCACGGACTCCAACCAGTGGCTCTCCAAGCAGGAGAGGGAAGCACTCcagaagagggagaaggagctgcGGGAGCTGCGCCACGCCTCTCGGCTGGCCAAGAAAATCACCATCGACTTCGCTGGCAGGCAGATCTTGGAGGAAGACAACAACATGGCTGAGTACCACAGCAA ACTGGATGAGACCATTGCGGCCATGAGCTGTGGTGCACTGAGTGAGCCAGCCAGGAGCCCTGGGGCAGAAATGGCACCAAACTCTGGGGTTTTGGTGAATCCCCGTCTCCTCCAGCCTGCTCCTTTG TGGGTGGACCAAACTGGTTTGCTCCCGCAAAGGAAAACTGTTCATTCCATGGAGGCTGGAAATGAGTCTGGCTCGGAGCGGAACCGGCTGCGGATTCAGGACCGAGAGCTGCAGGAGATCTCGGATGATGGTTGGTGCCTCAGCCTGCACCAGCCTTGGGCTTCTTTGCTCGTGAGAGGAATCAAAAG GGTGGAGGGCAGGACCTGGTACACATCTCATCGAGGGAGGTTATGGATTGCAGCTACTGCTAAAAGACCTTCCCCTCAGGAAATCTCAGAACTGGAAGCCACCTACAGAATGCTGCTCCGAAAAG ATGTGGAATTTCCAAGTGATTATCCCTCAGGATGCCTCCTGGGCTGTGTGGACGTGACTGATTGCTTATCACAAGAGCAATTTCAGGAGCAG